The genomic segment AACAATAACCATGGTTCTTTTTTTTAAACTTTTATATTTCTTGGGTATATCTATCCTTGTAGTAAATAGAAAGTTGTAGTAGAATTATTCAGTAATAGTCATAGAATATAATGTGTTAAATGTATAAAACGGCTCATTGTATGTATTTTCTTAGGAAAACTATGATCATTCCGAGTACGGAGAAAAAAATGTCAGGGCAAAATGAAAAAATGAAGCAGGAGAAAGTACGCTTTCCTATTGGAGCAAAGTTGGTTATAATGATTTCCATTTTGCTCATTATTGCACTTGGTACGATTACCCTGTTGGTAACATTATTTGGAAGTGAAGATGTTCAAATCACAGCCGAAGAAAACAATCGAACGGTCAATGCGCAGGCGGCAAGTTCCGTCGAAAATGAACTAGCTTCTATTAGAGCAAATGCTTTTCTGTTATTAGATCTCATCAATACAGCTGACAGTTCAAGCAGTTTTGCAAAGCAAGCCGCTTCTTTTTATTTTGAACGAAATCCTTCGGTTGCCGCCGTTCTGGTTACCGATTCGCGGCGTCCCGACGGTATCGATCGTACGTTGCTGAATACGACGTTCTTTTTATCCCATGAGCTTGATCCTTCTCTTGTAGAAACGTTTTTAAAGCAGGAACGGGAATCGGCAACTCAAGTGGAGCAGGGGATTATGAAAATCCTCAACGCTGCACCTCTTTTTAATCAACCGATGCTGGTCTTATTTTATCCATATAGAGAAAAAGGCCTTGCACAAGGGCTTGCAGTATTCTTTTCTGCAGAAAAGCTTTCCGACGGGTTCGGGCAAGGAACATTACAGACAACGTACCTCGTGAACGATACGGGGGATGTGCTTATTCATTCCGATTTTGATCTTATCCGCCGCGGTGCAAATGTGGCCTCTTTCCCGCTGTTTACTCAGATGCGTGAAAACGGAGATACCAACCGGCAAATGCTGTTTCAAGATGAGACCGGTAAAAAATATTTTGGTTCCTATACACGGCTTTCGCTTGGAGATGCGGCGGTTCTTACGACTGCAGAAGCTGCACAGGTGCTTGAACCTGTCAATGATACGGCAAAGCGGAACCTTTATTTAAGCATCGCGGTACTCGCGCTTTCGGCAATGTTCGTGTGGTTTTTATCAAAGACCATCAGTACACCGATTAAGCTTTTGACCGTTGCCGCTCATCAGATTGAAGCGGGTGAATATGAGCTTGACTTAAAGCCGAAGACACAAGATGAAGTTGGGCTTTTAACTTCAAGTTTCGTACAGATGGGAAAAGGTCTTGCAGAACGGGAGCGTTTAAAGGATTCGTTTGGCAGATTTATCAATAAAGAGATCGCAGAGCTTGCTGCTCAGGGACGGCTGGCACTCGGCGGTGAAACGAAGGAAACAACAATCTTCTTTTCTGATATTCGTTCTTTTACCGCTATTTCCGAAAAACTTGAACCGTTTGAAGTTGTCGGCTTTTTGAATGAATACATGACTCAGATGGTTGAATGTGTCAACGACACGCATGGCGTTGTTGATAAGTTTATCGGTGATGCGATTATGGCAGTGTGGGGTGCGCCGACGAGTTCCGGCTCTCCGCGTGAAGATGCGTTGAATTGTATCC from the Treponema medium genome contains:
- a CDS encoding adenylate/guanylate cyclase domain-containing protein is translated as MSGQNEKMKQEKVRFPIGAKLVIMISILLIIALGTITLLVTLFGSEDVQITAEENNRTVNAQAASSVENELASIRANAFLLLDLINTADSSSSFAKQAASFYFERNPSVAAVLVTDSRRPDGIDRTLLNTTFFLSHELDPSLVETFLKQERESATQVEQGIMKILNAAPLFNQPMLVLFYPYREKGLAQGLAVFFSAEKLSDGFGQGTLQTTYLVNDTGDVLIHSDFDLIRRGANVASFPLFTQMRENGDTNRQMLFQDETGKKYFGSYTRLSLGDAAVLTTAEAAQVLEPVNDTAKRNLYLSIAVLALSAMFVWFLSKTISTPIKLLTVAAHQIEAGEYELDLKPKTQDEVGLLTSSFVQMGKGLAERERLKDSFGRFINKEIAELAAQGRLALGGETKETTIFFSDIRSFTAISEKLEPFEVVGFLNEYMTQMVECVNDTHGVVDKFIGDAIMAVWGAPTSSGSPREDALNCIRAALRMRAALMQFNRGRGGDKKPIIRIGCGINSGHVVAGQIGSQKRMEYTVIGDAVNLASRTEALNKPMGTDILITEYTYKLVQDQVLVEEMPSVTVKGKEKPLRMFAVINMPNEKGIPGAGEKGPTSLNQIRKVLGIPIPDFAKVNLNEDEKKYKIQS